Proteins encoded in a region of the Carassius gibelio isolate Cgi1373 ecotype wild population from Czech Republic chromosome B5, carGib1.2-hapl.c, whole genome shotgun sequence genome:
- the LOC127957838 gene encoding uncharacterized protein LOC127957838 has product MLFQQKMLNDLNVVRPIISHPYLLERQEIVENQPSVQDLQERWPALFQQEEINAEYFRITTLPLQSRFMASLDRQSSQLLQVIRSKGGALREKTKDTIKVMDQSLDIDIRRECLLKCLITYLGEDTSCLIKEYQADQREEAEREFEKTTMAFFVIRETDALSRALDISIVIDGVEVLNELPSVACACAMMFGLIYALNLKYPEGLKYTFEAFQKIIMDIESKQMSQRVQNLSSKLQE; this is encoded by the exons ATGCTTTTCCAGCAAAAAATGTTAAACGACCTAAACGTGGTGAGGCCAATCATATCCCATCCCTACCTATTGGAGAGACAAGAGATTGTGGAAAACCAACCTAGTGTTCAAGATCTGCAAGAAAGATGGCCAGCTCTGTTTCAACAAGAGGag ATTAATGCAGAATATTTTCGCATCACAACCTTACCTTTACAATCAAGATTTATGGCCTCTTTGGACAGACAGAGCTCTCAGCTTCTCCAGGTTATTAGGAGCAAAGGTGGAGCCCTCCGTGAAAAAACCAAGGACACTATTAAAGTTATGGATCAG AGTTTGGACATAGACATCAGAAGAGAGTGCCTGCTGAAGTGCCTGATCACATACCTTGGTGAAGATACAAGCTGTCTGATCAAAGAATACCAG GCTGACCAGAGGGAGGAAGCAGAGAGAGAATTTGAAAAGACCACCATGGCGTTTTTTGTGATCCGTGAAACTGATGCTCTTAGTCGTGCACTGGACATTTCCATTGTCATTGACGGTGTGGAAGTACTCAATGAGTTGCCCTCTGTTGCATGTGCCTGTGCTATGATGTTTGGACTCATTTATGCACTGAACTTAAAATATCCTGAAGGACTCAAATACACCTTTGAGGCCTTTCAAAAAATAATCATGGACATAGAGAGTAAGCAGATGAGCCAAAGGGTGCAGAACCTCTCTTCAAAGCTGCAGGAATGA